Proteins from one Hemicordylus capensis ecotype Gifberg chromosome 7, rHemCap1.1.pri, whole genome shotgun sequence genomic window:
- the RSPO1 gene encoding R-spondin-1 isoform X2 produces MSQGCAKGCDLCSEFNGCLRCSPKLFILLERNDIRQIGICLPSCPLGYFGIRNPDMNKCIKCKIENCEDCFSRNFCTKCREGLYLHKGRCYASCPESYSAANGTTECSSPAQCEMSTWGPWGACSKKRKLCGFRRGNQERTRKILQPVPPGDVSMCPATIELRRCTVPRSQCPEGRKKKKDGQGKQDGTNEDRHRKETKDGRSRVKRRKGQPRATAVPVTSAP; encoded by the exons ATGAGCCAGGGCTGTGCCAAAGGGTGTGACCTCTGCTCCGAATTCAACGGGTGCCTCCGGTGCTCACCCAAACTCTTCATCCTCCTGGAGCGCAACGACATCCGCCAGATTGGCATCTGCTTGCCCTCTTGCCCGCTGGGTTACTTTGGCATACGCAATCCAGACATGAACAAGTGCATCA AATGCAAAATTGAAAATTGTGAGGACTGCTTTAGCCGAAACTTTTGCACGAAGTGCAGAGAAGGCTTGTACTTGCACAAAGGAAGATGTTatgccagctgcccagaaagCTACTCTGCTGCCAATGGCACTACGGAATGCAGCAGTCCTG CACAATGTGAAATGAGCACGTGGGGCCCCTGGGGAGCATGCTCTAAGAAAAGGAAGCTGTGTGGCTTCAGGAGGGGAAACCAAGAGCGCACCCGGAAGATCCTGCAGCCGGTGCCCCCTGGGgatgtgtccatgtgtcccgcCACCATTGAGCTCCGGAGATGCACGGTGCCCAGGAGCCAGTGCCCAGAAG GACGGAAAAAGAAAAAGGACGGACAAGGCAAACAAGACGGCACGAATGAGGACAGGCACAGGAAGGAAACCAAAGATGGCAGGTCTCGCGTCAAGAGAAGGAAAGGCCAGCCCAGGGCGACAGCTGTGCCGGTGACCTCTGCTCCCTAA